One segment of Scomber scombrus chromosome 3, fScoSco1.1, whole genome shotgun sequence DNA contains the following:
- the LOC133978181 gene encoding zinc-binding protein A33-like, whose product MYEDLSCPVCQDIFKDPVVLTCSHSFCKDCLKKWWREKQTRECPCCMRRSSRSDPPRNLALKNLCEALQGRDQRSSAGSEPLCSLHSEKLKLFCLDHQRPVCVVCRDSKTHNNHKFRPIDEAAKDHKEELRKSLKPLQEKLKVFEEIKGDFDQTAKHIKVQARDTERQIKEQFKKLHQFLQKEEEAKISALRDEEEQKSKMMKEKIEALSTEIAALSDKIRATEEELRAEDVSFLQNYKDAVERVKQRPLLDDPELVSGALINEAKHLGNLTFNIWNKMKKMVSYTPVILDPNTTDPELILSEDLTSVRRGQKQKLPKNPERTKFSCSVLGSEGFNSGTHSWDIEVGNNKDWELGVLGEPGLWRILFCDGKFTAFSTLDPEKDLLVKKKLQKIRVHLDFNGGKLSFSDPDTSTHIHTFTHTFTDTLFPYIYTENHLPLKVLPLKVYVTGEKRSQK is encoded by the coding sequence ATGTATGAGGATCTCTCCTGTCCAGTCTGCCAGGACATCTTTAAAGATCCGGTTGTCCTGACAtgcagccacagcttctgtaaagactgtctgaagaagtggtggagagagaaacaaacacgtGAGTGTCCGTGCTGCATGAGAAGATCCTCGAGGAGTGATCCACCTCGTAACTTGGCATTAAAGAACCTGTGTGAGGCTTTACAGGGGAGAGATCAGAGATCTTCAGCAGGGTCTGAGcctctctgcagtctgcactctgagaaactcaaactcttcTGTCTGGATCATCAGCGGCCTGTTTGTGTCGTCTGTCGagattcaaaaacacacaacaaccaCAAATTCAGACCCATTGATGAAGCTGCAAAAGATCACAAAGAAGAGCTCCGGAAATCCCTGAAGCCCTTACAGGAGAAACTGAAAGTCTTTGAAGAAATTAAAGGCGACTTTGATCAAACTGCAAAACACATTAAGGTCCAggccagagacacagagaggcagattaagGAGCAGTTCAAGAAACTTCACCAGTTTCTAcaaaaggaagaggaggccaAGATATCTGCTCTGAGggatgaagaggagcagaagagtaAGATGATGAAGGAAAAGATTGAGGCTCTGAGCACAGAGATAGCAGCTCTTTCAGACAAAatcagagccacagaggaggagctgagagctgaagaCGTTTCATTCCTGCAGAACTACAAGGACGCAGTGGAAAGAGTCaagcagcgccccctgctggatgatcCAGAGCTGGTCTCAGGAGCTCTGATAAACgaggccaaacacctgggcaacctgaccttcaacatctggaacaagatgaagaagatggtctcctacactcctgtgattctggatccaaacaccACTGACCCAGAACTCATCCTGTCTGAGGATCTAACCAGTGTGAGACGCGGACAGAAACAGAAGCTTCCTAAAAACCCAGAGAGGACCAAATTCTCCTGCTCCGTCCTGGGCTCTGAGGGGTTTAACTCAGGGACGCACAGCTGGGACATTGAAGTCGGAAACAACAAGGACTGGGAGCTGGGTGTGTTGGGAGAACCCGGACTATGGAGAATATTATTCTGTGATGGTAAATTCACAGCGTTCTCCACTTTGGATCCAGAGAAAGATCTGCTGgtgaagaagaagctgcagaAGATCAGAGTTCATCTGGACTTTAACGGAGGAAAACTATCATTCTCGGATCCTGATActagcacacacatacacaccttcacacacactttcactgacaCCCTGTTTCCGTACATTTATACTGAGAATCATCTCCCACTGAAGGTTTTACCACTGAAGGTCTATGTGACGGGAGAGAAACGCAGTCAGAAATGA